TAATATTCTTGATAAACCTTTTGTACGTGTGTAACTGCAGCAATTTACCACCATATGATAAAACTAATATTTTTCTACTCCAGTAAttcagttaaacttttttttatttacatctttattgtgtgtgtgtaaacaaatTGGTTTGTGGAAGCAAGCTACACATTTGTGATTTTTGGTCAGTAGTGTTTTGATGAGCAGTAACTTGGTAAGTAATCATGAGGTTTTGTGTATGTTTGCTATAGTATGTAAAGTATTTTTAGAAGTATTACAGTGTAAATATCAAATACTGTCATTTATTCTTGTATAAAGTTTTCAGCAATTAAAAGTTGCCAAGTacatgtttgtctgtgtgtgtctggaaaaatatgattttttaaaataaatcctatGTCCATGGATCCATTCATCAATGCATTTTCTAGACccgcttattccaatgcagggttgtAGGGGGGAATGGAGCCTGAGAGGCAGAATACAAttgacaggtcaccagttcatcaCAGGGCTAACACACATAGACAAGCAACCACTCACTTCACAGTTGGTGTTTGGACAGGAGGTGGAAGGTAGAGTACCCAGAAAGAACCGTCATATGCATGAGGAGAACTGGCAAACTCTACACAGAAATGCCCCACCTGAgattaaaaccaggaaacttTTTGCCATGAGGGACCAGTGTTAAACAACATATCATTGGGCAACCTACATCCATGGTCTAAGGTAGAAATAAACTAGGTAATATGAGCTCACTTCATCTAGTGGAACTCGAGAAAAATCTGGTTATGGGGGGAGATATTTAGTGGTGTGCCAGTAATATTTCAACAATGGAAAATACAGCTTAATTTGATGTCTTggcttttaaattatgtaagATTACCTCTCAGTTAGCCAGTTTATTAACCCTGAAAACTCCTTAAGGTTCAGATTACTTTGTGTGAACATATAAACTATTCATCTATCCATGTATCTATCCAACTTGTCATAGGAGAGGCGGGCACAACCAAAAAGCCAGTCCATCACGCGGCCACATCTAGTATATTTATTCTCTTAGTACTAGAAACTCAATGATGTGAACACTACTAGGGCAGATTATTCAAGGAACCCAGTGTTAACACATTCATGAGGATGCTAATTAGGGAATAACATAAAAGCAGCCTGAGAAACAAGTTTGCCACCTTCACCTGAGGACACTTAAATGAATTCAATTTTCTGTCGACATATTGTTTCATCAAAAAAAGTACTGACTAGACCCATTTCAAGCTGTTTTACCGTGTGTCATCAACCTTTGATCTATTGGACAACATGTAAGGCAGTGCCAGACATTTCTAACTAGCTAGGTTAATGACACTGTCAGGTGATAACTCTGGGAGTTCAAGCTGTGAAACCAAATCAGAACAGAATTTGGAAGTGGTATCttacaatatttacattacCTGTTAAGAATGTCCAACATGGAAGTGGCATTATTTAAATGTCTCACTATATCAGTGATTTGATTTTATCAATACCAGACCTTCCCACATCTACAATCCTCAAAGCCCATCTTGATTCACATGGCAGTCATGTGAAAATTTTCACATGACTGCCATGTGACTATAATGACTCACCTCCACAATCCTCCTGTGGTGTATCACAGTTTGTTTGAGCCAAAATACCTGGGACTCTCCCACACCCAGTGGGCCTGCTGATCTTCTTAAATGAATGCTTAAAAGCAACAAACTCTTGACTGATCTAAAcagttgtttcattttaacCTGATACACTATGTCCCTGTTGTCCAGCATCACTCAGAAGAAgatgtttccatttttattttttaagataagcttaaataattatttttttgaaGAGCTGTTAATTAtgacatgaatttccctgcaagggattaataaagtatttctgatctgatctgatcagcCCTAATTAACGCAACCTCTGtgtcagttattttatttttattctgaattaaaatctTTCAAATGGCAGATTTTATGTTGATATATAAAGTCTGAGCATGCAAAACAGCATAGCCTATGTGGTCAAAACAGAGAGGAAGATTAAGCTTTATTATAAGATCGCTACTTAGCTAATTGTAgtaccatttttctttttgtatctgttgtttaatataaagaaaaaatattgacatgttgTGGTGTCACATCCCAAACATGTACTCTTTCATTTATAAGTGTAGCAAAGATATTTTTTGCATACCTCTCCATAAccatgtattttttaatgttaaaacctataccaaacctAACAAATTCACAAGTTATGGCaaactaaaaacataaaattctgTTAGCACCACATCCCTTTCAGCAAGGAGGTTAGTGGTTTAAGCCTTGTCTGGGGGGCggttcgaacagtggcctttctgtgtggagtttgcatgttctccccgtgtaagcatgggttctctccggggactccggcttcctcccaccatctaaagacatgcatgttaaatggtcactctaaattctccctaggagcgagtgtgagtgtgaatggttgtttgtctctctatattggtcctgcgatggacctGTGACCTGTCCAAGGGTCCAACCCTGAATTCgactaagtggtacagaaaatgaatgattgaatgaaatattacaggacattttaaatgttttacattgcACAAACAATTTTAGATGAACAGTAAGAAATTGCAACATCaagattaatttaatataactGGAAGTTCTTAATtgcacattgtttttttctacCTACCTAACTTTGCAATGTGAGTGACTTACACATGATTTGCCCTGTGAGATTGCGTTTCATTCATAGACCCTTTCATtacaaatttaatataaaaaagtaaaatatcatGAGATCACAAGCAGTGGAACTAAGCTTGGATCCCATGTCACAGAAATATAatcatttcttcatttgttaAGGTAACAGATGTAGTTCTGTAAAACTGCAGGAAACAAAAATGCTGCAGAGGATTAGGAAGGGGAGTAACAATGCTCAGTCATAATGTGTCATATAATCAGTCATTACAACAATCATAGTCACTGGCCTGTCCCTTAATGCGCAATTCAGGATACACAACAGAAGAATTAAACTACCTAATGATGAACAGAAGAATCCGATGCATTTAAAGTTGTGGAAAAAACTCAAACAGGCAAAAGACGGGACTATGTGGGGAATTTGCTATGACTGAACGCTCTGATGTGACGTGTAGGGAGGGCGGGAAACGTACAATCctatacagtctatggtacAACCCCTGTAAGTTACGGTGGGAAATTAATGCGCATTGAATTAGCATTGTACGGTACTAAACGGCACTAAAAGCTATATCACATTCTTTTTTATCGAAAGCCAAAAAAGCCACATTTAAGGTGAGATAAAAGCTCATTTTAACCAACAATTGGAATAATTATGTTAATAGCAAGacaagtttttttccccttaggGGAACGCCCCCAACTTAAAGAGTTTGAATGTACGACGCCCTTGAAAGCAGCAGCTGTGTCGCTGTTTCTACCGTTGCTTAGACCCAGGTACCTAAAGCTTGTCaaacatgtgtgtttttatgtttttgtctttgtaatTATCAATTTTtgcaaacaaaatgacaaactcCCCTTTACCAGCTCACTCGACACCGAGTGTTTGAAAGCTGACAGGCACTGCTCCGTTTTGACGAAGCTAAAAAGTCCGCGGGGAAGTTCCCTAGGAAATCCCCCAAGACCGTTCGGGGATATTATTCTCGACACTGATGCGCCAAATCTCCGGCAGAATTTACCTTCTCAGTGTATTTCTGCAAGACACTGAGCAGGAGCAGAGGCGTCAAATGCTGGATTATTAAAAGGCTGATCCATCTGTCAACCCTTCGAAGTCTGCAATGGAAAACGCGAGTATAAACAcggaaaaagacaaaatgcgGAGTTACAGCGTGTTGAATACTCTATATCATGAGACGCGGCAGGAAATCGAGCTTCTCAACAAACAAATCTGTGTAAAAGACAATATTATCGCCGATTTAAAGAACAGATTGGGGAGACATGAGAGGATCTACATGCCGTTGGGAGATAAAGAGTCTATGGTCATCGGTCCGTCCAACTCTTTGGTGGAGAGCTTGCTCAAAGAAATTtgcaaattaaaacagaagAGGGACGAAATGGAGTTCAAGGCATCCCGACAGGCAGAGgtaaaatataataaaggaTGGAAAGGATggaaacaaccattcacactcacactcgcTCCCATATACAATTCCAGCTGTTGTGGCTGTTATATTTATTCCTCTTGCCCTCTTTCCAGGAGATCCAGAGGCTGAATGTGAAGCTCAGAGAGTTGGAACTAGAGCTGGGGAGTGTCAGGTGTCAGCCAGACCACGAGAAAGACCAGGAGATTCAGAGGCTGCGGTCAGCCTTGGAGGAGAGGGAGCGGGCCGAAGCCACCAGGACCGTCCTCTGCACATCCCTGGCCGAGGAGGCCGACAAGCTGCGCAGCCAGCTTAGGGCAACTGTTAAGGTTTGCCAGGAGCTGCTGGCCAGActggagagagagaagaagggggtaggacaggtggaggaggtggCTGAGCAGCAAAACGCTATGGAGGTGTGTAATGTCTTGAGAAAGACTGGTGCTCACAGCTTcaccattttttatgtttatttatttttatttatttatttatttggagaAAAACTTAATGTAACTTCTCACCTGCAATTTTTACAGACACCAGAGTCCTCAGACATGAGTGCTATAAAAGCTCAAGTTTGTCAGCTTCAGGAGGAGAATCAACAGCTAAAGCAGCGTGTGGCTTATGTGAGTCTTCATTTACAGAAGAACATGTTGCaacagtatttttgtttttgaattgtGGAATAAGACTGCTGACATTCAACATGGCCTGAATAATGAAatacgtttttttttgttttgttttttttgttttgttttttttaggtacAAAGTCTGAATACTCAGTGGCAAAAGTATGACTCCAGCAGAGAAGACTACATCCGAGGTTTGTGTCAGAGGCTGAAGGAGAGCACAGGGCAGGGCTTGATGCCTATGATGGGCTGTGTTAGTACAGGATTGCTTCAGCAAGAGATTTCCAGGCTCAACGCCCTACTGGAGGAGAAAATAACAGAGTGCGCAAGACTGGACAGAGAAGTTGTCGAAATTAAGAGACAAGGCAAAGAACGAATCCAAACACTGGAGCAGCAGGTTGGTGCTGCCTCATTATCATGGTGCATCTCTGCATTTTGTTTATAAAAGTACCCTGAAATATATTGTTGTGCATTAATCGCTTGATTTTGTAaatcatataaacataaaaaaatctaagcATTTGCCTATTCCTTTTTAAGGTTCTCATCTACACGGATGACTTTAAGTCAGAACGAGCTGACAGAGAACGAGCACAGGGTCAGCTTGAAGACCTGAAGGAGCAGATTTCTCAGTTAAAACAGCAACTACACAAGCAGGTGAGACGACAGCCCTTCGAGTTTGGTGGATCTGCAGAATCATCagctttttgttgtctttttttatggcCACGTTGCTGTATGCATGACTTGACTGAGTCTTTGTACCTTTCAGCAGGGAGCAAGCAGAGAAAGCAGAGAAAGCAGAGATGTGATTCCCATGTGTCGTGTGCACATAGGACACAGGATCTCCACAAGGCGAAGTAAGGACACTTCAGAGCCTCTGGTGAGGACCCCTGCTGAGAGACAGCAGCAGCctactgctgcagcagcagcagcaacaccgAACTCAGCTTGGAATGAATACCCGGGTGTGTCAGAGCTACAGTGCCCGCAGTGCCTCGCCAAGTTCAACGACACAGAGGCTGCAGAATACCTTAACCACTGTGAAGAGTGCGCCAGGCTATAAACTATTAggaaaaaacaagttaacccTTGCAGTTGTTGAACACTGAAGACCAGCACTACAATGCAGAAAATAACCTGGGTGGAGATTCCAATGCGGAGATGCTTGACTACAAATGAAAcaacttaatgtgttttttagaCATATTGACGCAAAACCCAAAGTTCCCCTCTTGGAAGAGAAACTAGTTCATTTAGCCTTTCTGAGTCTTGATGAGCACCCAGTGTCATCTTCTGAAAGTTGTCCTGTGGCATCGCAGGAGTTTATTGCGGTGGTAGAAAGGAAGCCAATGCAATATTCAAATATTATATACCTCAGTGTGTCAAATAACAAACCCATTGCACTTTCTTGACATTTGGCAAACTAATCGTAGGATGTTACGATTAAAAGATTATTAATGCATAAGCTTCTTGTTTTTCATCTAGATACCTAGTTTTTCATGTGGTGCtattagtttttcatttaactttactatttctgtttaataaaatatatattctaCATGACAGAATTAAAACTATATAGTTATATTGATATTTATCTAACTGGAAAGGGCTAATCTTTTTAGTGTAATGTGCAATGAGATGCCTTTTTTCCAGCTAAGCCATactttgtttaggtttttttgtataacacattaattacataacagaaataaaatgttttagacttactttttaaaagaaaatatgtaaaaactgCATCAAAACTGacaatattctttattttaaattttttattcatgGAGATGTGCTGTTATTCTGGAGGCGGTGcgttatttttgtaataaaagaCTGATAACCCATACTTAATCtcacagtgattttttttttttttttggttcaaaCTTGGGTGTTTTTTCATTCTTGAGACAGACTACAGCCCCAAGCTGCAACCACAGATCACGATCTTGCCACAGAAACGTTGGCGCTACTTAATCTAAGTCTGTGTGCATGTCTTTTTAGTATCACGTGTATGTTTGTGCACGATGGAAAACCCCTTCCCGGTGTTGCCTGAATGGGCACGCTGTACTGTGACAGCCAGATTCCCAGCTGTTGTGTTGCTGAAGGAAACATGATGAAGGGTACTGAGAGGACCGTCTCATATTACACCCATACCTCGACAACTGCTTAAAGATGAGCAACCAAAACATGCAGTCAGTCGCAGTGAAGTTTAATTTTgacacaaatgcacaaatagTGTGGTTTAGCAAATCAATTGTCATAGGCTTTACGTAGTAAGCACAGGAAGCTGGACATCCCCTGCTAAAAGGAAGTAGGTAGTTAGAGTAAAGTCATAGCCAAATAACTTGTATTTTTGTGCACTTTGTCACATACTTTATTTATGGGCAGATAACTGTAACCTGACAAAGGGTCACATGTTTCCCAGTTTTCCATCAATTATAAACCTAGAAAAATGTGaacactgtttttctttgtttagctATAGTCACATGAAAAAGGAAGTGCACCTTCTTTCAACTGCAAAGTTTCTTTTTGTATCAAGACACAAAACCTTTGACTTACAAGAGgatgtactttctttttcacatgactgtactTGAGTTTGTTTAGAAAGTGATTGAAGAGCTATAATTCCATCCACTGGGTTGGATGTGAATATCTTTGAATTAAGTATGTGATGATCTGTCAGTGTGAACATTTTCATGCTCTTTTATAGTCCCACCCAGACTGAGACAGTCCTAATTATTTTGTTCATTCTTGACTGATTGCTAAGGCCTGGTTGTGGATATGTCTTGACAAACAGCAGTAGTCCTTCATCTCACTGTATGTTAGTTTGATGTACGTGTCCCCGGTCTGGGCTGAAAGTTGGCCACTGCAGATTTCCTATTTAGGTCCAGGTCTAAGGCCCctgactgaaacaaaacactGGGGTCTAAGCATGggattgtgtttgtgtttatggaGTTGATTTGGAGACCAGGCTTAGAtttattaaaccattttaaCTTGGAATAGGTCTCAACAATATAGGCTGCTGGAGaatgaagtttttatttttttaactaatttagaagtgtttttaaaaacatgtttaagtaGGATACAAAGGACTGTTACTGTAAGGTCTGAAAATTAGTTTCAGACCCAAGTTAAAAAACAAGGTAGCCTCACATATTAAATTACTAAACAGCTAAAAGGGAAGCTACAGTATTTGTGACTGAATCCCTCTCTAACACAATAATCTAATTAACATGGCACAATAGCCTGCCTTCAACTCAAAAGCCCACAGAATGAGTGTTGCCAAATTAGGCTTTTATAGGGCAACTTTAGAATCTCGCCTATAAGCAAACCACAAACAGTGGAGCAGAAATACACACAGGTCTTAAAAAGGCCACCAGTTGTCTGTTGGGGATTCTCCCCCCGCCTGCTCACACCTACACATTACAATAGGGTCTAAAAGTGActgaacacacatacacacacaatcgCTCTACCCACCAATTTGAGAGTGGAAAAAAATAGGTCACAAGTCCCCACCTGAGTGTCTGGGAACATTTCTAAGAAACAAAGAATTATTATTAAGAAAGATTACAGCGATAGATCAGTTCCTATTCCTATCAGTTCCTCAAAGCATCAGGATGTTCTGATGTAGCTGTCTTATACTTAGACTGATGGGGGAAACTTCAATCTGACACTTATCCAGGCAAATACAAAATGGATACTGTAGTTACGACCTTTAATCTTCTGTGTATCCTAAAAGAATGGGAATTTCCCTCCGTCATGAGGGAATTCCCAAAAAAGGGagacatttatttgaaatggattgttttagatttgaaCAGTTGATTTTAATTCGGTGTTTCTCAATTGACAGAATTGGTAgtaatcctgtttttgtttcttttttccggTTTATTGGTAAGAAAGTCAATTGTTTTAACTATTGACAACAGCATTGCACCAGATTTAGCCAGTAATAAAGAAGGGGATTCCCTTCTTGGAATTGTATGTAATCCTGAAGCACTTCAggcaacaaaaaactaaatctgaTCAAGAGTTATAAAGCAGCTCCAATCACTTTAAATATGCCTAGTCACACTCTCCACAACTCACTGACAGACTGCTCTGGTTAAGATGCATTTTATGAGAACACATTCATTCCAAATGCTTTTATAGACTTATAAAACTGTCATCATGAAGCCTCGACTTGCATGGCCCCTCAtctttacatacataaaaacaaacttgtctcatcttcacattttatttagattatgcCCTACGTTTGTGTCTCACAGTTTTCTAGGTGTTTTTGACTAGTCTACATTTGCGTAGTTTTGTGGGACATTTGCCTAAATGTGGTACATCCGATATTACATCAGCACTGACTTAGAGCGAGCGCACACTTCAAACACCCAGACAGTCATTCATACCTGAAATTATTTATGAGTCAGAAGTGGTTCATATGTGTGCTCCCACAGGTCTAAACCCTTTGTTTTCTCTTAGATGAAGATTTTTCACCACAATTTTCTCATTCGCTGTGCAAAAGCTCATAGTGAAATCCCACTTTTGAAGAAATAGGCACTTTTGGGGAAAAAGGGAAGCAGTGATCAACACCTCACACAGTAGGTCACTTTGGCTCTCTATACAAACTATGGAAAGTGCGTTTAATATCATGTACTTTCATACTCCTTTTAAATAAGTATGACTATATGTCTTTGTCCTCACGTGCATCCCTTAAGTGCATGTATGCCTTTAATAAATTTATGTGAAATTAGGTTTtactaaagaaattaaaagcaaactgaactttaaaatctgttattttgtcAAACTCACTGTAATGCATTTAGCTTACCTTTACATAACATCATTTAGGAGCAAGGAGGGGCAAGTGGTCTTTTATACTTGACAAAAAGTTCACTGAAATGTCAGTAGGCCTTTTACTCATGTTAAAACACACTAGGGGAAACATTTTATCAAATAAGCTGAACACATCCTGCCACTTGTGTTAAGTATAACGCATGTATATTATCGGCATCTACGTCATTGCACATATAACTTCACGCtcattttacattaataaatgtactttatttCTTCACTAGCTTAAACTAATTGTCATTGGAGTTCCACAATAAGGATATGTGAGACCCAGCTACACATAAATCAAGTAGTCCAACAGCAATAGCCTTCTGTTTGACATACTTCACAACTGAAACTGTACCCTGAGATCTACTTGACTCAGATACAAAGCCCCTCTTGATTATGACTGTTAATTGGAGGATTTCCCAAAAGGAACCTATAAACGAGGGTGTGACTCACCCTGCAACCTTGTGTGTAGCCGCAATGCAAACGAGCAACAATCGGTCAAATTCCTGCCATTGTGCAAGTAAAACAGCTAAACTCGCCAGTCCCTTGCACCTGGTGGTTTTTGAGAAACATGCTTATTTGCATATTTGCTAAATGAAATTGATGTCAATGATTTCTTCAACAATACGACGCTACAGCTGGTAGTTTTTAGCTTAGCGTTAACATTTAGATGGAAATTATGAACTACGGCAAGTTAAGGTCTGAGGTGCGTTACTATCTGCCAGCTTGGTCATGCAAATATGCTGCACAACATCATACTGCATCCAcccattatctgtaccgctttgtccatcaAGGGTGGCGGGGAAGGTGGAGCATTTaataggtgagaggcagggtacaccctggacaggtcactggtccatcgcagggccaacgccgaaagacaaacaaccacacacTCACTCAGAGTGTGGGAGAATTAAGAGAATTAAAAGTGACCAtataacctaacatgcatgtctttggctGTTGGGAGGAAGCGGGAGTACACACATGCAAGCTCCACACAAAAAAGCTACTGTTCAAACCTCCCTCCCAttatacagctttttttttttttacacaaaaaagtaaatgacTTTCACACCTCAGCTTGTAATTAGCAGATACTCTCATGAATTATTGTTCTTGGACAAACCGactaaaggaaacaaaagagtTCATTTGTGGGTTTTACTCTCatatattctaaataaaaaacatagtAATTCATGCCAGCAGAACAAATTTATAAAGCCAACATTGGCTGCTGGTAAGTTAGTGAAACAACTTGAATCTTTCTACAACTGAAGTTAGTTTATATTTacactactttttattttatttgcaatatataaaatatcaaaacatgtGTTTTACAAATGCCCATAAACCTGCCAA
The Melanotaenia boesemani isolate fMelBoe1 chromosome 4, fMelBoe1.pri, whole genome shotgun sequence genome window above contains:
- the tnip2 gene encoding TNFAIP3-interacting protein 2 isoform X2 → MENASINTEKDKMRSYSVLNTLYHETRQEIELLNKQICVKDNIIADLKNRLGRHERIYMPLGDKESMVIGPSNSLVESLLKEICKLKQKRDEMEFKASRQAEEIQRLNVKLRELELELGSVRCQPDHEKDQEIQRLRSALEERERAEATRTVLCTSLAEEADKLRSQLRATVKVCQELLARLEREKKGVGQVEEVAEQQNAMETPESSDMSAIKAQVCQLQEENQQLKQRVAYVQSLNTQWQKYDSSREDYIRGLCQRLKESTGQGLMPMMGCVSTGLLQQEISRLNALLEEKITECARLDREVVEIKRQGKERIQTLEQQVLIYTDDFKSERADRERAQGQLEDLKEQISQLKQQLHKQGASRESRESRDVIPMCRVHIGHRISTRRSKDTSEPLVRTPAERQQQPTAAAAAATPNSAWNEYPGVSELQCPQCLAKFNDTEAAEYLNHCEECARL
- the tnip2 gene encoding TNFAIP3-interacting protein 2 isoform X1: MENASINTEKDKMRSYSVLNTLYHETRQEIELLNKQICVKDNIIADLKNRLGRHERIYMPLGDKESMVIGPSNSLVESLLKEICKLKQKRDEMEFKASRQAEEIQRLNVKLRELELELGSVRCQPDHEKDQEIQRLRSALEERERAEATRTVLCTSLAEEADKLRSQLRATVKVCQELLARLEREKKGVGQVEEVAEQQNAMETPESSDMSAIKAQVCQLQEENQQLKQRVAYVQSLNTQWQKYDSSREDYIRGLCQRLKESTGQGLMPMMGCVSTGLLQQEISRLNALLEEKITECARLDREVVEIKRQGKERIQTLEQQVLIYTDDFKSERADRERAQGQLEDLKEQISQLKQQLHKQQGASRESRESRDVIPMCRVHIGHRISTRRSKDTSEPLVRTPAERQQQPTAAAAAATPNSAWNEYPGVSELQCPQCLAKFNDTEAAEYLNHCEECARL